In Sebaldella termitidis ATCC 33386, one DNA window encodes the following:
- a CDS encoding autotransporter domain-containing protein has protein sequence MKKNKRLLLPFLALNAMISAYSAEAAGSNSVKYDRMYNNIIKNIEQGKSNKKNYEIIEKVLKQRNAELKDLYKQNDYVIKPEFLEWQIFISGTYSEYNKGVDNSKENAKYNSKVSGYYDTNGNYVTTSGMTGGLEGKPYQSLQQPKEIDLGVGIQVKEPDRQPISLGVTKPSMPLVTPVTPGSPTVGTITPTLPVLTSFSVPSIVAPTAPLPVVITIPTINSIIVNSFNPITPSITAPSTFQPEMLAYIPDGVTEYQGYQVNSSQIYLNNFDKIEVASGNTAEITLAGSGVGTISGAPVAYTALATPSASGTLAIGNSSSAGMRTFISTTGYTSGVAENVDVIGDYIMRNNSTISTAYYFVSLNTCWYGDNGVVRITPGSNLTLYGHSTNSNSILIGMRLQLNGRDTPNNGATLKNEGNLIINGGQSVIGVMITNETVQTPVAATNKPKFINAGNIKLTSNSTKSIGIDFGHYAGFYPVVDVTIGNIELEGTASYGVRIPNIIDNNGSVQAGSANLPDYYKLAVLDGSSGEIKVAGKNNIGISFSKNITPTGATNIVDNIKNLNIKINGEENIGILRRSDYKTSQNEEMILNSSHIQSLDFDSNALKSVLIRSDKYGITLDKDITINKGLGNNVVIQANGTGTSIINNTGRTITLGTGAKTSIGMLSSNNGYLENKGNIIVNEEKSQATAVLAGSSGKNSGTITLSGKESLGVYNAATYTMSSGTITSGAENSIGVYADNTLLTTISGGNIIAQNGGIALYSGDNSTINLSGSNLLTANQGGLLFYNYVNGSTVTGKYNITGPASANVNPGGMLLYAKVANLADIPTVAAAIKGAFANAGSLTVNMAAGSNVMYIDSPGGVVNILNFTGLPSLTSGFFNFTGSGYNDYVMNGFDLTLNDSTESDLDSGSYGKIQFINTNVTVDSSTTVEGTNSAKQYIAIAQRNNSSGTLAGRYIVNNGTISLAGNGSTGIAGDYITVTNSSTGKIKLSGNNSIGMYVANGADTLNQGLIELGGQGSVGIYGGNYFDGSTSYTTLGYGNDQIDIENQKDIKTVAGGVSGDAFGIYADNNTTAVSSVNLTSTSNIDLKGTGTIIGAYLKKTDLINAGTITVESAAGGSSVGIYGDNSTATSIAGSVNVSGGSGTGIYLKNSTMSSGAAIKVADVTSGIGMYVEATAGNTSLGTNTNTISLGDNVTGMYAVGASTLNTGTIINTGTIQSLAASADKAIGMYIGAHGSGVNAGNIRLTAIGTDKDQVGVYNHSGTFSMGSGNIEVYSQNGAGLYAKAGTVNNLSGGTIKTGNGAIGLYADGVTINLSGTYKSIVENGGIFALNNSGSGNINIASGTIVVDIEAGGMAFSSTGALNTYLSSLVTGSGTLEINLKDPTSKLAIIDAPGTILLSSIGTAYAPGTTISGTNVKISSSSNPNYTPFSITKGTLVIDQAVNLNSNTDSYNKSDFINSSVDVNSGITGTNSGQLAVGQVNYGTGSGALDRARITLNNNSVIDLSGNNSTGMLADFGDITNTAGSFIKVTGEESVGIYAANGSVTNNSGTINIGNKSVGIYGVNYLDGVTSSSTLGYGDDKITINNNQNIISTGTTHGGYGIYANNTAVSVADSVINLGSSSNIDVSSAEAGIGVYAVNSTLNINGNISVGKNGVGVYASGSTGSINGGTISLNGDNAIGYYLTNSSSLTNLGGSISVDGKNITLMITDVGSSLNLSTPFTVTATPGSTYVVGNMIGGDFYNSTSAALGSNGSLINGVGTVALFGITSNISSSGTNVSGMVLSGQHAGIPIPGHTVSGSGGQTVTEEGTNLGIITLGDSSAGMYLTGGARGRNEGTITVNNNSVGIYAEGAGAYIVNNNGTINIAQESTGLFLKDGVSISNTGTAEIKSTGQKAVGIYSENSALTPVSVTNSNNINLGGDQSIGIYTTGSSSITNSGIITIGNSLSSIQPGVGIYADNAGSSITNSGGSINAGDNSIGIYNLNGSVTNSGAITAGNGGTGIYSEGGTITLNTGSSITVGQNDAIGVYAVNQTGTVTNNSAVSVGDGSYGFVFTGTTAPSFVNNQPAVIGNNSIFVFADSVLAADNSGTLTMTGSDNIGYYLKSGGSFVNNANITGSAGVANIGVYAKGSNIINNADIILGDSNLVEHTDSAGNKYKTGYSVGIYGEDSNITNSSGRTIQVGKDGIGIYVKGAGYTAENHGIINGFGNDAKGIFVSDYAIVRNYGTINMTGDNVMGIAGQNGAQIYNDYGAVINVTGNDVTGIYLAGDDTKLVNHGIINITGTGIGIAYTPTVELSNITDTTGTTRGYTSKQYDLPDMPTLVNSGIININVGGNFNYDGIRVIVTIDPSTNTPTTNSSSQVGFSGVIPDKLEVAPDFAVGTAADRYVFENMFKGVTGKGEYISQSLTWDATAQGSDLVMTRKPYTEFTDGLWFEDFGRVLNEKYAVTYGEGRQIFDKINYITDEGDFRHIMASLAGNIYANINQRENDIAKAFEDTLFTLQESPDNTKENVKISVIGAKGKNKEETDGVTGYDYTTTGVLALREVERTYRHTFGYSLGYLHTGFEFKDGNESEEWVDTIQLGVHNKYKANNWEVRNDLTGRVSFHNVDRNIDWISPFGRSEMNGTYETYSITSDNILGKRFEIGKKASIMPYGAFRAMYVTRPSFTESGLEALEIDGNDAWSVKPRAGVEVKGALPLGNTSGWQLKGALDFAYEYELADLNEREKARLTAIEDGYHKLSKPQDESGIFRTKAAIGVEIEDRYGIFLTGEYSTGNNKEDDYRAGVTLKAVF, from the coding sequence ATGAAAAAAAATAAAAGATTATTATTGCCTTTTCTAGCATTAAATGCAATGATCTCGGCTTACAGCGCTGAAGCTGCCGGGAGTAATTCCGTAAAATATGACAGAATGTACAATAATATAATAAAAAATATAGAACAGGGAAAATCAAACAAAAAAAATTACGAAATAATAGAAAAAGTATTAAAACAAAGAAATGCTGAGTTGAAAGACCTGTATAAACAGAATGATTATGTAATAAAACCAGAGTTTTTAGAGTGGCAGATATTTATTTCGGGAACTTACAGCGAATACAATAAAGGGGTAGATAATTCCAAAGAAAATGCAAAATATAATTCAAAAGTATCAGGATATTATGATACAAACGGTAATTATGTAACAACAAGCGGAATGACAGGAGGTCTGGAAGGAAAGCCGTATCAGTCATTACAGCAGCCGAAGGAGATAGATCTCGGAGTAGGAATACAGGTAAAAGAACCTGACAGACAGCCGATATCTCTGGGAGTAACAAAGCCTTCCATGCCGCTGGTAACACCTGTTACTCCAGGAAGTCCCACAGTAGGGACAATAACGCCGACACTACCGGTACTGACATCATTTTCTGTACCTTCAATAGTGGCACCGACAGCTCCGCTGCCGGTGGTAATAACAATCCCGACAATTAATTCAATTATTGTAAATAGTTTTAATCCCATAACGCCTTCGATAACAGCACCAAGCACATTTCAGCCTGAAATGCTGGCTTATATTCCTGATGGTGTAACAGAATATCAAGGATATCAAGTTAATTCATCGCAAATATATCTGAATAATTTTGACAAAATTGAAGTAGCATCAGGTAATACTGCAGAAATAACTCTGGCAGGATCAGGAGTAGGGACAATCAGCGGGGCACCGGTAGCCTATACGGCTTTAGCGACACCATCAGCTTCGGGAACCTTGGCAATAGGTAATTCGTCATCAGCAGGAATGAGGACTTTTATAAGTACTACGGGGTATACGAGCGGAGTAGCTGAAAATGTTGATGTAATCGGAGATTATATTATGCGGAATAATTCGACTATATCAACAGCGTATTATTTTGTGAGCCTGAATACATGCTGGTACGGGGATAACGGAGTAGTAAGAATAACACCCGGATCTAATTTAACCCTTTACGGTCACTCTACGAATTCGAATTCTATTTTGATAGGAATGCGTCTGCAGCTCAATGGAAGAGATACGCCAAATAACGGGGCAACATTAAAAAATGAAGGAAATTTGATAATTAACGGCGGACAGAGTGTAATAGGAGTAATGATTACAAATGAAACAGTCCAGACACCTGTTGCTGCGACAAATAAGCCTAAATTTATAAATGCGGGAAACATAAAGCTTACAAGTAATTCAACAAAAAGTATCGGAATAGATTTTGGTCATTATGCCGGATTTTATCCAGTTGTTGATGTTACAATAGGTAATATTGAATTAGAAGGCACTGCAAGCTACGGGGTGAGAATACCTAATATAATTGACAACAACGGTTCTGTTCAGGCAGGTTCTGCAAATCTTCCCGATTATTATAAATTAGCAGTACTGGATGGTTCCTCAGGAGAAATAAAAGTTGCAGGAAAAAATAATATAGGAATTTCTTTTTCAAAAAATATAACTCCTACAGGAGCTACAAATATAGTTGATAATATTAAAAATTTGAATATAAAAATTAATGGTGAAGAAAATATAGGTATATTACGTAGAAGTGATTATAAAACATCACAGAATGAAGAAATGATACTGAATTCTTCACATATCCAAAGTCTGGATTTTGATTCAAATGCCTTAAAAAGTGTTTTGATAAGAAGTGATAAATATGGAATAACGCTGGATAAAGATATAACAATAAACAAAGGTCTTGGAAATAATGTGGTAATTCAGGCAAACGGAACCGGAACATCAATAATAAATAATACAGGAAGAACAATAACCTTAGGTACCGGAGCCAAAACATCAATAGGAATGCTTTCTTCAAATAATGGTTATTTGGAAAATAAAGGAAATATTATAGTAAATGAAGAAAAGTCTCAGGCCACTGCAGTTCTTGCAGGGTCTTCAGGAAAAAACAGCGGGACGATAACATTAAGCGGAAAAGAGTCGTTAGGAGTGTATAATGCCGCTACATATACAATGTCCAGTGGGACAATAACTTCCGGAGCAGAAAATTCGATTGGTGTATATGCTGATAATACTCTTTTGACGACAATCAGTGGAGGAAATATAATTGCCCAAAATGGTGGAATAGCTTTATATTCCGGTGATAATTCTACAATTAATTTGTCAGGATCAAATTTGCTTACGGCAAATCAGGGCGGACTCCTTTTCTATAATTATGTAAACGGCAGTACGGTAACAGGTAAGTATAATATAACAGGGCCGGCCTCAGCGAATGTAAATCCCGGTGGAATGCTGCTTTATGCCAAGGTTGCTAATCTGGCAGATATTCCGACTGTAGCAGCGGCAATAAAAGGAGCTTTTGCTAATGCAGGCAGTTTGACTGTCAATATGGCGGCCGGGTCAAATGTTATGTATATTGACTCACCGGGAGGAGTTGTTAATATACTTAATTTTACGGGGCTTCCAAGTTTGACAAGCGGTTTTTTTAATTTTACGGGATCAGGTTATAATGATTATGTAATGAACGGGTTTGATCTGACACTGAATGATAGTACGGAATCAGATCTGGATTCAGGATCATACGGTAAAATACAGTTTATAAATACTAATGTAACAGTAGACTCAAGTACTACAGTAGAAGGTACAAATTCTGCAAAACAATACATTGCCATAGCACAGAGAAATAATTCAAGCGGTACATTAGCAGGCAGATATATAGTGAATAACGGAACTATTTCACTTGCAGGAAATGGTTCTACAGGAATAGCAGGTGACTATATAACTGTTACAAACAGCAGTACCGGTAAAATAAAGTTAAGCGGAAATAATTCCATAGGAATGTATGTAGCCAACGGAGCGGATACATTAAACCAAGGCTTGATAGAGCTTGGCGGACAGGGCTCTGTGGGGATATACGGCGGAAATTATTTTGACGGAAGTACGAGTTATACTACATTAGGCTATGGAAATGATCAGATAGATATAGAAAATCAAAAAGATATCAAAACAGTAGCAGGAGGAGTAAGCGGTGATGCATTTGGTATATATGCAGATAATAATACAACTGCAGTTTCGTCGGTAAATCTTACTTCAACATCAAATATAGATCTAAAAGGAACTGGAACAATAATAGGAGCATATCTTAAGAAAACAGATTTAATAAATGCCGGAACTATAACAGTGGAATCAGCAGCTGGAGGAAGCTCTGTAGGAATATACGGAGATAACAGTACTGCGACATCAATAGCCGGAAGTGTAAATGTATCAGGCGGATCAGGAACAGGAATATACCTGAAAAATTCAACAATGAGCAGCGGAGCTGCAATAAAGGTAGCTGATGTAACTTCCGGAATAGGGATGTATGTAGAAGCAACTGCAGGAAATACATCTTTAGGAACAAATACCAATACAATATCACTTGGAGATAATGTAACAGGTATGTATGCTGTAGGAGCTTCGACATTAAATACTGGAACAATAATAAATACAGGGACAATACAATCATTAGCAGCTTCTGCAGATAAGGCAATAGGAATGTATATAGGTGCACATGGTTCAGGAGTCAATGCCGGGAATATAAGGCTGACAGCTATAGGAACTGATAAAGATCAGGTAGGTGTATATAATCATTCGGGAACTTTCAGTATGGGAAGCGGAAATATAGAAGTATATTCACAAAATGGAGCAGGTCTTTATGCCAAAGCCGGAACTGTAAATAATCTGTCAGGCGGAACAATAAAAACAGGAAACGGGGCAATCGGTCTTTATGCAGACGGTGTAACAATAAATTTATCCGGAACATATAAATCAATAGTAGAAAACGGCGGGATTTTTGCATTAAATAACAGCGGTTCCGGTAATATAAATATAGCTTCCGGAACTATAGTCGTAGATATAGAAGCGGGAGGAATGGCATTTTCTTCTACAGGAGCCCTGAATACATATTTATCGTCACTTGTAACAGGAAGCGGAACACTGGAGATTAATCTGAAAGATCCTACATCAAAACTGGCAATAATTGATGCACCTGGAACGATACTTTTAAGTTCGATTGGAACAGCCTATGCACCTGGAACAACAATAAGCGGAACAAATGTAAAAATATCATCATCGAGCAATCCGAACTATACACCGTTTTCAATAACAAAAGGTACTTTGGTTATAGATCAGGCAGTAAATTTGAACAGTAATACTGATTCTTACAATAAGTCAGATTTTATCAATTCAAGTGTTGATGTAAACAGCGGAATAACAGGTACAAATTCAGGGCAGCTGGCAGTGGGTCAGGTTAACTACGGAACTGGTTCCGGTGCATTAGACAGAGCAAGAATAACGTTAAATAATAACAGTGTAATAGATTTGTCAGGAAATAATTCCACAGGAATGCTGGCAGATTTCGGAGATATAACAAATACTGCCGGAAGCTTTATAAAAGTAACAGGAGAAGAGTCAGTAGGTATCTATGCGGCAAACGGCAGCGTGACAAATAATTCCGGAACTATAAATATAGGAAATAAAAGTGTAGGGATATACGGTGTGAACTATCTTGACGGCGTAACCTCATCTTCGACACTGGGTTATGGTGATGACAAGATAACCATAAATAATAACCAAAACATAATTTCTACAGGGACAACACACGGAGGATACGGAATATATGCTAATAATACGGCTGTGTCTGTTGCTGATTCTGTAATAAATCTGGGGTCATCTTCAAATATAGATGTATCAAGTGCCGAGGCAGGAATAGGAGTGTACGCTGTAAATTCTACTTTAAATATAAATGGTAATATATCTGTAGGGAAAAACGGAGTAGGAGTATATGCAAGCGGAAGTACAGGGTCAATAAACGGAGGAACAATATCATTAAACGGAGATAATGCGATAGGATATTATCTTACAAATAGCAGCAGTCTGACTAATCTGGGCGGAAGCATATCAGTAGACGGAAAAAATATAACGTTAATGATAACAGATGTTGGGTCAAGTCTAAACCTGTCAACACCATTTACAGTAACAGCAACACCGGGATCGACATATGTAGTGGGAAATATGATAGGCGGAGATTTTTATAACAGTACATCAGCAGCTTTAGGTTCAAACGGTTCACTGATAAATGGTGTTGGAACAGTGGCTTTATTTGGAATAACTTCAAACATCAGCTCATCCGGAACAAATGTTTCCGGAATGGTACTGAGCGGACAGCATGCCGGAATTCCGATTCCGGGACATACTGTATCAGGATCTGGCGGACAGACAGTAACTGAAGAAGGAACAAATCTTGGTATAATAACACTCGGGGATTCATCGGCAGGAATGTACCTTACTGGAGGAGCCAGAGGAAGAAATGAAGGAACAATAACAGTAAATAATAATTCTGTAGGAATATATGCCGAAGGGGCAGGAGCATATATAGTAAATAATAACGGAACTATAAACATCGCTCAGGAATCTACAGGTTTGTTTCTGAAAGACGGAGTAAGCATATCTAATACAGGAACAGCAGAAATAAAAAGTACAGGTCAAAAAGCGGTGGGAATTTACTCGGAAAATTCAGCATTAACGCCGGTAAGTGTGACAAACAGCAATAATATTAATTTAGGCGGAGATCAGTCAATAGGTATATATACAACCGGAAGTAGCAGCATAACAAATAGCGGAATAATAACAATAGGAAATTCGCTGAGTTCTATCCAGCCCGGAGTGGGAATCTATGCAGATAATGCAGGAAGCAGTATAACAAATTCGGGCGGAAGTATAAATGCAGGGGATAATTCTATAGGAATATATAATCTAAACGGAAGTGTGACAAATTCCGGGGCAATAACAGCAGGAAACGGCGGGACAGGAATATATTCCGAAGGCGGAACGATTACCTTAAATACAGGTTCATCAATAACAGTGGGGCAAAATGATGCCATAGGTGTTTACGCAGTAAATCAGACAGGTACGGTAACGAATAATTCGGCAGTTTCTGTAGGAGACGGCTCATATGGTTTTGTATTTACAGGAACAACAGCTCCGTCATTTGTTAATAATCAGCCGGCAGTAATAGGAAATAACAGTATATTTGTGTTTGCTGATTCCGTACTTGCGGCAGATAACAGCGGAACATTGACAATGACAGGATCAGACAATATAGGATATTATCTGAAAAGCGGAGGATCATTTGTAAATAATGCCAATATAACCGGCAGTGCAGGTGTCGCAAATATAGGAGTATATGCCAAAGGATCAAATATAATAAACAATGCAGATATTATTCTGGGAGATTCAAATCTTGTAGAGCATACAGATTCAGCCGGGAATAAATATAAAACTGGATATTCTGTGGGAATATACGGTGAAGATTCTAATATAACAAATAGTTCCGGCAGAACAATACAGGTAGGAAAAGACGGTATAGGTATTTATGTAAAAGGAGCAGGTTATACAGCAGAAAATCACGGGATAATAAATGGTTTCGGAAATGATGCAAAGGGTATATTTGTATCAGATTATGCAATAGTAAGAAATTACGGTACTATAAATATGACTGGTGATAACGTGATGGGGATAGCTGGTCAGAACGGTGCCCAGATATATAATGATTATGGAGCGGTTATTAATGTTACTGGGAATGATGTAACGGGAATATACCTTGCAGGCGATGATACCAAGCTTGTAAACCACGGGATCATAAATATCACAGGAACGGGTATTGGAATAGCTTATACTCCGACGGTAGAATTAAGCAACATAACAGATACAACAGGGACAACGCGGGGTTATACCTCTAAGCAGTATGATCTGCCGGATATGCCGACACTGGTGAATTCAGGAATAATAAATATAAATGTAGGCGGGAACTTTAATTATGACGGAATAAGAGTAATAGTAACAATAGATCCGTCTACAAATACACCTACTACAAATTCATCAAGTCAAGTAGGGTTCAGCGGTGTAATACCTGACAAGCTGGAAGTAGCACCTGATTTTGCAGTAGGAACAGCAGCAGACAGATACGTATTTGAAAATATGTTTAAGGGTGTTACCGGAAAAGGTGAATATATTTCGCAGTCATTGACATGGGATGCAACAGCTCAGGGAAGCGACCTTGTAATGACAAGAAAACCTTATACAGAATTTACAGACGGATTATGGTTTGAAGATTTTGGAAGAGTGCTTAATGAGAAATATGCTGTTACATATGGTGAAGGAAGACAAATATTTGACAAAATAAATTATATAACAGATGAGGGCGATTTCAGACACATAATGGCAAGTCTGGCGGGGAATATATACGCTAATATAAACCAGAGAGAAAATGATATAGCAAAGGCATTTGAAGATACGCTGTTTACATTGCAGGAATCACCAGATAATACGAAAGAAAATGTAAAAATAAGTGTAATAGGAGCAAAAGGAAAAAATAAAGAGGAAACTGACGGAGTTACTGGTTATGATTATACAACGACAGGAGTATTAGCCTTGCGGGAAGTGGAAAGAACATACAGACATACTTTCGGCTATTCACTGGGGTATTTACATACAGGATTTGAATTTAAAGACGGAAATGAAAGTGAAGAATGGGTAGATACAATTCAGCTGGGAGTACATAATAAATATAAAGCAAATAACTGGGAAGTAAGAAATGACCTTACAGGAAGAGTAAGCTTTCATAATGTAGACAGAAATATAGACTGGATATCGCCGTTCGGAAGATCGGAAATGAACGGGACATATGAAACGTACAGTATAACAAGTGATAATATACTTGGTAAAAGATTTGAGATTGGCAAAAAAGCAAGTATAATGCCGTATGGAGCATTCAGAGCCATGTATGTGACAAGACCTTCATTTACAGAAAGCGGTCTTGAAGCTCTGGAAATAGATGGAAACGATGCATGGAGCGTAAAGCCGAGAGCAGGAGTTGAGGTAAAAGGGGCTTTGCCATTAGGAAACACTTCGGGATGGCAGCTGAAAGGAGCGCTTGATTTTGCATATGAATATGAACTTGCGGATCTAAATGAAAGGGAGAAAGCCAGATTAACAGCAATTGAAGACGGGTATCATAAACTTTCTAAACCACAGGATGAGTCCGGGATATTTAGAACGAAGGCAGCAATAGGTGTGGAAATAGAGGACAGATATGGAATATTTCTGACAGGGGAATACTCAACAGGGAATAATAAAGAAGATGATTATAGAGCAGGAGTGACATTAAAAGCTGTATTTTAA
- a CDS encoding YHYH domain-containing protein — protein sequence MKKLFVLTMLLLVAVFSVSAAHGGRTDKNGCHVDRSTGKRHCH from the coding sequence ATGAAAAAACTTTTTGTGTTAACAATGTTATTGCTGGTGGCAGTATTCTCCGTATCGGCAGCTCACGGAGGCAGAACAGACAAAAACGGATGCCATGTGGACAGGAGTACCGGAAAAAGACACTGTCATTAG
- a CDS encoding DKNYY domain-containing protein — protein MKKIVFILFLAAFYTGISCSPVFYSYVKEGKEVYYGIPGYKEELVKLEKVNADKFTGINPYFGKDNKNVYYQGSVIKGSDPETFQFLGGVGTLIGATGYSKDKRNVYYLGDIISGADSPSFVLLDKVEGYGKDNKNVYFMGKKLEYADSVSFKTIGNDYTSDKNGIYYQTEKIAGADPAEYILEGHYLLSNESVFYGKEKTDYDRNTFKVMEEFYDGDTCGSSYIYAMVKDKNGVYLKDEKIKGIDPETFKSAGAGLYEDKNYYYSGIERLNIVKKDSKIYKLDSSAQNILKDNNNIYLLGNKTENLKEKYKIDPKSFDLYAVVDGLNIFKDKNNFYVNDWLYLRKTDITPVKKSLVYIDKEMIILKSNNKIAVIDRFGTEYSDIKGVDTGTYAFARGSSYMDELAGTGDYGAFIDKNNIYKRNPFDKHFTTVSKKISPQEFENLKKYIITDEFEEKRAESLKAVETE, from the coding sequence ATGAAAAAAATAGTTTTTATTCTGTTTTTAGCGGCATTCTATACAGGGATCAGCTGCAGTCCGGTATTTTATTCTTATGTAAAAGAAGGGAAAGAAGTGTATTATGGAATTCCGGGTTATAAGGAAGAACTGGTAAAGCTGGAAAAAGTAAATGCAGATAAGTTTACCGGAATTAATCCTTATTTTGGAAAAGATAATAAGAATGTTTATTATCAAGGAAGTGTAATAAAAGGCTCTGACCCCGAGACATTTCAATTTTTGGGCGGTGTCGGCACATTGATAGGGGCTACAGGCTATTCCAAGGATAAAAGAAATGTTTATTATCTCGGAGATATTATTTCGGGGGCAGATTCTCCTTCTTTTGTCCTTTTGGACAAAGTAGAGGGATACGGAAAAGATAATAAGAATGTATACTTTATGGGGAAAAAACTGGAATATGCCGACAGCGTATCATTCAAAACCATAGGAAATGATTATACATCAGATAAAAACGGTATTTACTACCAAACAGAGAAAATAGCAGGTGCAGATCCTGCGGAATATATTTTGGAGGGGCATTATCTTTTGAGTAACGAAAGTGTTTTTTACGGAAAAGAAAAAACAGATTATGACAGAAATACTTTTAAGGTAATGGAAGAATTTTATGATGGTGATACATGCGGGAGCAGTTATATTTATGCAATGGTAAAAGATAAAAACGGTGTTTACCTGAAAGATGAGAAAATAAAAGGAATAGATCCCGAAACTTTTAAATCTGCGGGAGCAGGATTATATGAGGATAAAAATTATTATTATTCAGGAATAGAGCGGCTCAATATTGTGAAGAAAGATTCTAAGATTTATAAGCTGGATTCCTCAGCTCAGAATATCCTGAAAGATAATAACAATATATATCTTTTAGGGAATAAAACTGAAAATTTGAAGGAAAAATATAAAATAGACCCAAAAAGCTTTGATCTTTATGCTGTAGTAGACGGGCTGAATATTTTCAAGGATAAAAATAATTTTTATGTTAATGACTGGCTGTATTTGAGAAAAACTGATATAACACCTGTAAAAAAAAGCCTTGTATATATTGATAAAGAGATGATTATATTAAAATCAAATAATAAAATAGCAGTAATAGACAGATTTGGCACAGAGTATTCCGATATAAAAGGTGTCGATACGGGAACCTATGCTTTTGCAAGAGGAAGCAGCTATATGGATGAACTTGCGGGAACCGGGGATTATGGGGCTTTTATAGACAAAAACAATATATATAAAAGAAATCCTTTTGATAAACATTTTACGACTGTTAGTAAAAAAATAAGTCCACAGGAATTTGAAAATCTGAAAAAATATATAATTACAGATGAGTTTGAAGAAAAAAGAGCTGAGTCACTCAAAGCGGTTGAAACAGAATAA
- a CDS encoding serine acetyltransferase, which produces MENMTFEELIKINCFSKEASEQKQAAELLEQRYCCEIRCADMDESVRFAHHARGCTIVAAKLSKNVVIFQNVTIGSNMRYNKIKKEWENVGSPIIAENVIIADGAKVLGQITIGKNTVIGAGAIITKDIPENSVAYGINQYKAKDPDYDLVFNPDMISGEEIMRIDAKRVAEFDKMQDHS; this is translated from the coding sequence ATGGAAAATATGACATTTGAAGAATTAATAAAAATAAACTGCTTTTCAAAAGAAGCATCGGAACAAAAACAAGCCGCCGAATTATTAGAACAGCGTTACTGCTGTGAAATTCGCTGTGCCGACATGGATGAGAGTGTACGTTTTGCACATCATGCACGCGGGTGTACAATAGTTGCCGCAAAGCTGAGTAAAAATGTCGTCATTTTTCAAAATGTTACAATAGGTTCCAATATGCGCTACAATAAAATAAAAAAGGAATGGGAAAATGTGGGCAGTCCCATCATTGCCGAAAACGTGATTATTGCAGACGGTGCTAAGGTTCTTGGCCAAATAACAATCGGTAAAAATACAGTAATTGGTGCCGGAGCAATCATTACAAAAGATATTCCTGAAAACAGCGTCGCATATGGAATAAATCAATATAAAGCCAAAGATCCTGATTATGATTTAGTATTCAATCCGGATATGATTTCCGGAGAAGAGATTATGAGAATTGATGCCAAACGGGTTGCCGAATTTGATAAAATGCAGGATCACTCTTAA